One window from the genome of Epinephelus moara isolate mb chromosome 5, YSFRI_EMoa_1.0, whole genome shotgun sequence encodes:
- the c5h19orf53 gene encoding leydig cell tumor 10 kDa protein homolog isoform X1 — MAQGSKKFKAQRPGAPKKHQQNKQKGPKKGGRIIAPKKAQVVQQQKLKKGLEVAIRNKIEQEVTQKASSSLHKPLSVVKGAEGKGNPGAARPGTSSN; from the exons ATGGCTCAGGGCTCGAAGAAGTTTAAAGCTCAGCGGCCTGGAGCccctaaaaaacaccaacaaaacaagcagaaaGGACCGAAGAAAGGAG GGAGGATCATTGCACCTAAGAAGGCTCAAGTGGTTCAGCAGCAGAAGCTGAAGAAG GGTCTAGAGGTTGCCATCAGGAACAAGATTGAGCAGGAGGTGACGCAGAAGGCAAGCTCGTCCCTTCACAAGCCACTGAGTGTGGTTAAAGGGGCTGAAGGTAAAGGCAACCCAGGAGCAGCCCGTCCAGGAACCAGCTCCAATTAG